A window from Triticum aestivum cultivar Chinese Spring chromosome 6D, IWGSC CS RefSeq v2.1, whole genome shotgun sequence encodes these proteins:
- the LOC123144926 gene encoding uncharacterized protein, protein MSAGGTIMNKTVEDAIILIESIGFHQMQWGYERPSSNPKVASRLQSEAVCSISEQKSSMVPNIQNQHVSFRGQQHFRTELDPPYRKIDLTSIILDDDYDIFQDDATIVDQMETIVADPIPHGNETVQNESKLQDVYEEPTLIDAKLRQQDMEKFTCVSQLCDWWNLVVSPIAHTCVTTVSGLFVKKKSLAPPVVASITVKESISEKNSEDEIPTPAHTTKQVGDIPRREIQEDESNLEELILQCPEKIPRVAELHDWWKSSVSLLKLSSDGDEENIAQKDSEVVISAPLPEHVSAYSQMGTLQTQLGVAGSSTIEYPQEERPQLEEDLQVDEEQDDEELDYPSDEVEDIISISPKEVQEAAVDELEEPEMHLPIVIQERDVAGLSNPLDDMCPYDFFASTFHYMIPSLKLDLKNGLLGHDHTYPVIGISLIYDDTYSPHARPMLNDKYHPYASIELTDFYHPKHVLYSYAYVIGYSIDDLEGIIPTTCIVSFVESSFRFLLVHDPLQADKVRGDIPWDPGGLRAW, encoded by the coding sequence ATGTCAGCTGGTGGAACAATTATGAACAAGACCGTTGAGGATGCAATTATTCTCATTGAGAGCATTGGCTTCCACCAAATGCAATGGGGTTATGAAAGGCCTAGTTCAAATCCGAAGGTTGCAAGCCGTCTGCAATCAGAAGCTGTGTGTTCCATAAGTGAACAGAAATCATCCATGGTGCCTAATATTCAAAACCAGCATGTTTCATTCCGGGGACAACAACATTTCAGAACTGAATTAGATCCTCCATATAGAAAGATTGATCTTACTTCAATTATCCTTGATGATGATTATGATATTTTTCAAGATGATGCAACCATTGTAGATCAGATGGAAACCATAGTAGCAGATCCAATACCTCATGGCAATGAAACTGTCCAAAATGAGTCAAAGTTGCAAGATGTTTATGAGGAACCTACTCTGATTGATGCTAAGTTGAGACAACAAGATATGGAGAAATTCACTTGTGTTAGTCAACTATGTGACTGGTGGAATTTAGTCGTGTCACCAATTGCCCACACTTGTGTTACAACTGTATCTGGGCTATTTGTCAAGAAGAAATCATTAGCTCCACCGGTGGTTGCCTCTATCACAGTTAAAGAGAGTATCTCAGAGAAGAATAGtgaagatgagattccaactcctgcACATACAACTAAGCAAGTCGGAGACATTCCAAGGAGAGAGATACAAGAGGATGAGTCAAATTTAGAAGAGTTGATACTTCAATGTCCTGAGAAGATCCCACGTGTTGCTGAGCTGCATGACTGGTGGAAGTCATCAGTGTCACTGTTGAAACTTAGCAGTGATGGTGATGAGGAGAACATTGCTCAGAAAGACAGCGAGGTAGTGATCTCAGCACCCCTACCAGAACATGTTAGTGCATATTCACAGATGGGGACACTTCAGACTCAATTAGGTGTTGCTGGTAGTAGCACCATAGAATATCCACAGGAAGAGAGACCTCAACTTGAAGAAGATTTACAAGTAGACGAGGAACAAGATGACGAAGAGCTTGACTACCCAAGCGATGAAGTTGAAGACATAATCTCTATCTCTCCTAAAGAAGTACAAGAAGCTGCTGTAGATGAACTTGAAGAACCAGAAATGCATTTGCCCATCGTCATACAAGAGCGTGATGTAGCAGGTTTATCTAATCCTCTCGACGACATGTGTCCTTACGATTTCTTTGCTTCTACCTTCCATTACATGATACCATCACTTAAGCTAGACTTGAAAAACGGTTTGCTTGGACATGATCATACATACCCTGTTATTGGCATTTCTCTCATTTATGATGACACTTATTCTCCTCATGCTAGACCTATGCTTAATGATAAATATCATCCTTATGCTAGCATTGAGCTTACTGATTTCTACCATCCTAAACATGTGCTTTATAGCTATGCTTATGTAATTGGATATTCGATTGATGACTTGGAGGGTATTATCCCTACCACCTGCATTGTCTCTTTTGTTGAGAGTTCTTTCAGGTTTTTGCTTGTGCACGATCCACTACAGGCTGACAAGGTTCGAGGTGACATTCCTTGGGACCCTGGTGGACTCAGAGCATGGTGA